One segment of Formicincola oecophyllae DNA contains the following:
- a CDS encoding S24 family peptidase, with protein sequence MEQTFTFYEVMMTTAQDNLASKAGLNGFRERFKQLVGNDNNRQFAQKVGKSDVWVAKCLDGHIPKIEAVLAVAEACGVHPSWLLFGVGQGPVPEDKSSNAHQARRPSQGTADNQAFELGTRHTELLPTQPLSSGHERMVTVPYFDVEASMGHGLTPHERVNCTPMLMSQHFLNTVLGLGEQNSLIISVRGDSMEPTIKSGARLILDTRPRSRLEGIFALTYDGDLYVKRLVRAPGKVLITSDNPLYGTVEVPDAKLVWGAPRESDEVGILGEVAHLIQPMNGRSDRFNG encoded by the coding sequence TTGGAACAAACGTTCACATTCTACGAGGTCATGATGACAACAGCACAAGATAACCTAGCATCTAAAGCCGGTTTGAATGGTTTTCGAGAGCGGTTCAAACAATTGGTTGGAAATGACAATAACCGACAGTTTGCGCAAAAAGTTGGTAAGTCGGATGTATGGGTGGCCAAATGTTTGGATGGACATATCCCAAAGATTGAAGCCGTTTTAGCCGTGGCTGAAGCTTGTGGGGTGCATCCCAGCTGGTTGCTTTTTGGTGTCGGTCAAGGACCAGTACCAGAGGACAAAAGCTCCAACGCCCATCAGGCCAGGCGGCCTTCACAAGGGACGGCTGATAATCAGGCTTTTGAACTAGGCACCAGGCACACTGAACTTCTTCCTACACAGCCGTTGTCATCCGGCCATGAACGTATGGTGACGGTCCCTTATTTTGATGTTGAAGCCTCAATGGGCCACGGCCTCACACCGCATGAGCGCGTTAACTGCACGCCCATGTTGATGAGCCAGCATTTTCTGAACACTGTGCTAGGCCTAGGGGAGCAAAACTCACTCATCATCAGTGTGCGGGGTGATTCAATGGAACCAACCATCAAATCGGGCGCTCGCCTTATCCTAGACACCCGTCCACGCAGCCGCCTGGAAGGCATCTTTGCCCTAACTTATGATGGTGATCTGTACGTCAAGCGCCTTGTCCGTGCGCCTGGCAAAGTTCTCATCACATCAGACAACCCACTTTACGGGACGGTTGAAGTCCCGGACGCTAAACTGGTCTGGGGTGCTCCAAGGGAGAGTGATGAAGTCGGCATTCTTGGTGAAGTCGCACATCTCATCCAACCCATGAACGGCCGGTCAGACAGGTTCAATGGGTAA
- a CDS encoding AAA family ATPase translates to MTMETMNLPPTHEELVARVAERMSTLGLTLAQVAAQSAIPKSTLAEWRAGKYRGDVQGVDVKAQRWLDACAAGDEVRSALPAVPTFLPLPTSLAWQTVFEYARAAADIGLIAGAPGTSKTMTARHYSETTPRVWLVTADASVASPRGILKRLGETLGMEGRVTFTALVARLRGTGGLVIVDEAQHLSVRALDQLRAVNDLADLGMVWMGNEPLRAAIEGLGQKGSTAQISSRVGMFKSRSRPSVHDLNKMITAWGVDDSAVRQALQWIGLREGGLREVTKTLRYACLLALTDGRDKPALQDIEASWTERRSGKLPKEALKNSPKVQEMAA, encoded by the coding sequence ATGACCATGGAAACCATGAACCTACCACCAACCCATGAAGAGCTTGTGGCCCGTGTTGCGGAGCGCATGAGCACGCTGGGCCTCACCCTTGCGCAAGTTGCGGCACAGTCCGCCATCCCAAAGTCCACGTTGGCTGAATGGCGTGCAGGCAAATACCGTGGGGACGTGCAGGGCGTTGACGTCAAGGCCCAGCGTTGGCTTGATGCCTGCGCTGCCGGTGACGAAGTGCGCAGCGCGTTGCCGGCTGTGCCTACGTTTCTGCCACTTCCCACAAGCTTGGCTTGGCAGACAGTGTTTGAATATGCCAGGGCAGCGGCGGACATCGGCTTGATTGCTGGCGCACCAGGCACAAGCAAGACCATGACAGCGCGCCACTACAGTGAGACCACACCAAGGGTGTGGCTGGTGACGGCGGACGCAAGCGTTGCCAGCCCGCGCGGCATCCTTAAGCGCCTTGGCGAGACGTTGGGCATGGAAGGGCGCGTGACGTTCACAGCCCTTGTTGCACGCCTGCGCGGGACAGGTGGGCTGGTGATTGTTGATGAAGCGCAGCATTTGAGCGTGCGCGCGCTTGACCAGCTGCGAGCCGTCAATGACCTTGCAGACTTGGGCATGGTCTGGATGGGCAATGAGCCCCTGCGCGCAGCCATTGAGGGCCTGGGCCAGAAAGGCAGCACGGCCCAGATTTCGAGCCGTGTCGGGATGTTCAAAAGCCGTTCACGGCCGAGCGTGCACGATCTGAACAAAATGATAACCGCTTGGGGCGTGGATGACAGCGCGGTGCGCCAAGCACTGCAATGGATTGGCCTGCGTGAAGGTGGACTGCGTGAAGTGACAAAGACCCTGCGCTATGCGTGCCTGCTTGCCTTGACGGACGGCCGTGACAAGCCGGCCTTGCAAGATATTGAAGCGAGCTGGACAGAGCGGCGCAGTGGCAAACTCCCCAAGGAGGCCCTTAAGAACAGCCCCAAAGTGCAGGAGATGGCGGCGTGA
- a CDS encoding phage head morphogenesis protein, whose protein sequence is MALPPNAIKAGVTEKLVRDFQHALQDCLENGETFRTFLKSFDTIVKKHDWTYQGETEARAELIYNLNTFAFYDQRRHKQMTESMALELYPFWRYRCGPCIPPCNHDQWEGILLPTAHPWWSSHFPANNRYCHCHVEVISIGKMEREKLTVSPVPGEGLQTATDPLTGEVIRVPAGVEAGFEDSPAHPGKLKRILLLSLVLPLPAG, encoded by the coding sequence ATGGCACTTCCTCCCAATGCCATCAAAGCTGGTGTGACTGAAAAACTGGTCAGGGATTTCCAACATGCCCTTCAAGACTGTTTGGAAAACGGTGAGACATTCCGCACGTTTCTTAAGTCTTTTGACACTATCGTGAAAAAACATGACTGGACTTACCAAGGTGAAACTGAAGCGCGAGCAGAGCTTATTTACAACCTTAACACGTTTGCGTTTTATGATCAGCGCCGACACAAACAAATGACGGAATCCATGGCGCTAGAGCTTTATCCCTTCTGGCGCTATAGATGTGGCCCTTGCATTCCACCGTGTAATCATGACCAGTGGGAAGGCATTCTTCTACCTACTGCCCACCCTTGGTGGTCTAGTCATTTTCCCGCAAACAATCGTTACTGCCATTGCCATGTTGAAGTGATTTCCATTGGGAAAATGGAACGCGAAAAACTAACTGTTTCACCTGTTCCGGGGGAGGGGCTGCAAACTGCCACTGATCCCCTTACTGGAGAAGTCATCCGTGTGCCAGCGGGTGTGGAAGCAGGTTTTGAAGACAGTCCTGCTCATCCTGGCAAGCTTAAACGCATTTTGTTGCTAAGCTTGGTTCTGCCGCTGCCTGCGGGGTGA
- a CDS encoding transposase domain-containing protein produces the protein MNRQFYGLQELADLALPGLASAKKNVWKKAQRQGWLSPNQKGITWRERQGRGGGIELAVSCLPRPAQLALAMREARAATKDNTPGKTEDFGELWQAYSQASAANKERAQMKLQAVTAIALLREGGTPVRQSLEMIAQETGRSVATLKRWRQQVHNVPRPHWLPCLLRVAGSGGVEAVCDADAFAFYVADYLRPEKPDHAACYRRLKAVAAVKGWVIPTAITLRRRLQREVPREVVLLRREGLDAAKRVVPVQERDRAVFHALEAVNADGHRWDVMVRWPDGTTSRPLMVAWQDLYSGMILGWAVDKTETTDVIQLSYGRMVERYGIPAHAYLDNGRAFASKRMTGGAKTRFRFKHKVGDPVGVMGLLGTEVHFVQPYSGQSKPIERAWRDFARDTAKHPAFAGAYTGNTTATKPSNYGEAAVPLSTFIEVVGQAIDEHNAREGRRSTVCGGVKSFRQVFEESCAVSPITKPTHAQRHLWLLAAENVAVNQREGSFRLFGARYAAAFLSQHLGSKVVVRFDPDNLAQAVHVYDLQGHHLGDAGLVSQIAFNSTTEARAHARRQKAHLKLVKSRARDFVEHTPAEIAAMLPSAPQQPHPESTVVRPLRPRALTVQKQNPTPFMEDEEADTRRDARIFHLLRAAQG, from the coding sequence ATGAACAGACAATTCTATGGCCTGCAAGAATTGGCCGACTTAGCATTGCCTGGACTTGCCAGCGCTAAAAAGAATGTGTGGAAAAAGGCACAGCGGCAAGGGTGGCTTTCCCCCAACCAGAAGGGAATCACGTGGCGTGAACGCCAGGGACGTGGTGGTGGCATTGAACTTGCAGTGAGCTGCCTGCCACGCCCTGCCCAGCTTGCCCTGGCCATGCGTGAAGCGCGTGCAGCCACCAAGGACAACACGCCTGGTAAAACAGAGGACTTTGGAGAGTTATGGCAGGCTTACAGCCAGGCCAGCGCAGCCAACAAAGAGCGTGCGCAGATGAAGCTGCAAGCGGTGACAGCCATTGCCTTGTTGCGTGAAGGCGGCACGCCTGTGCGCCAATCACTGGAGATGATCGCGCAGGAAACTGGTAGGTCCGTTGCCACCTTAAAGCGCTGGCGACAGCAGGTGCACAATGTGCCACGCCCGCACTGGCTGCCGTGCCTGCTGCGCGTTGCCGGCAGCGGCGGGGTGGAAGCCGTGTGTGACGCTGACGCGTTCGCTTTTTATGTTGCAGACTACCTGCGCCCAGAGAAACCAGACCATGCGGCCTGTTACCGGCGCCTGAAAGCGGTGGCAGCAGTTAAGGGGTGGGTCATACCAACGGCAATCACCCTGCGCCGCCGCCTGCAGCGCGAGGTGCCGCGTGAAGTGGTGCTGTTGAGGCGCGAGGGCCTGGACGCCGCCAAACGTGTTGTGCCCGTGCAAGAGCGTGACCGTGCCGTGTTCCATGCCCTAGAAGCAGTGAACGCAGATGGCCACCGCTGGGACGTTATGGTGCGCTGGCCAGATGGCACCACAAGCCGCCCCTTGATGGTGGCATGGCAAGACCTCTATTCAGGCATGATCCTTGGCTGGGCTGTGGACAAAACAGAGACCACAGACGTTATTCAGCTGAGTTACGGTCGCATGGTTGAGCGTTATGGCATTCCCGCCCACGCTTACCTTGACAACGGGCGAGCGTTCGCAAGCAAGCGCATGACTGGCGGCGCCAAGACAAGGTTCCGCTTTAAGCACAAAGTGGGTGACCCGGTGGGCGTGATGGGCCTGCTTGGCACAGAAGTGCATTTTGTGCAGCCATACAGTGGCCAGTCAAAACCGATTGAACGCGCCTGGCGGGATTTTGCGCGGGACACAGCAAAGCACCCAGCCTTTGCGGGTGCCTACACAGGCAACACTACAGCCACCAAACCCAGCAACTACGGTGAAGCCGCTGTGCCACTTTCTACATTCATCGAGGTAGTGGGGCAGGCGATTGACGAGCACAACGCACGGGAGGGGCGCCGCTCCACCGTGTGCGGCGGTGTTAAGAGCTTCAGGCAAGTGTTTGAAGAGAGCTGCGCCGTTTCCCCCATCACCAAACCCACCCATGCGCAACGGCATTTGTGGCTGTTGGCTGCCGAAAATGTGGCTGTCAACCAACGTGAAGGCAGCTTCCGCCTATTTGGGGCGCGCTACGCTGCAGCGTTCTTGAGCCAGCATCTTGGAAGCAAGGTTGTGGTGCGGTTTGACCCAGACAACCTTGCCCAGGCTGTGCACGTTTATGATCTGCAAGGGCACCACCTTGGTGATGCTGGTCTTGTGAGCCAGATTGCATTCAACAGCACGACAGAAGCACGCGCCCATGCCCGCCGACAAAAAGCGCACTTGAAGCTGGTGAAAAGCCGGGCGCGTGACTTCGTTGAGCACACGCCGGCTGAAATCGCAGCCATGCTGCCAAGTGCCCCTCAGCAGCCCCACCCGGAAAGCACAGTGGTGCGCCCGCTGCGGCCCAGGGCACTGACGGTTCAGAAGCAAAACCCAACCCCCTTCATGGAAGATGAAGAGGCCGACACGCGCCGTGACGCGCGTATTTTCCACTTATTGCGCGCGGCGCAGGGTTGA
- a CDS encoding glycosyl hydrolase 108 family protein: MKANLETSLQFTAHWEGGYQCLRADAGNWTGGRCGKGMLVGSCRGISAPVLSAYLGRPALPAEMSCLSEATFADIAERHYWRVLCCDALPTGVDLLQFDFGFNAGAKTAVRVLQDVLGVKADGAMGKKTLAAVQSFQDIHGSLLQGYKSRLALELKSGHGDGHWKALATLCAALASAQESHYRHLPAFKTFGQGWITRTEARLDAALDLLRQAGAGASA, encoded by the coding sequence ATGAAAGCGAATCTGGAAACCTCATTGCAGTTCACAGCCCATTGGGAAGGGGGCTACCAGTGCCTGCGCGCAGACGCCGGTAACTGGACTGGCGGCCGCTGTGGCAAGGGGATGTTGGTGGGCAGCTGCCGCGGCATATCAGCCCCGGTCCTTTCCGCCTACCTGGGCAGGCCAGCGCTCCCTGCGGAGATGTCTTGTCTTTCCGAAGCCACTTTTGCTGACATTGCTGAGCGCCACTATTGGCGCGTGCTGTGCTGTGATGCACTGCCGACCGGTGTTGACTTGCTGCAGTTCGATTTTGGCTTCAATGCCGGCGCCAAGACGGCGGTTAGGGTGTTGCAGGATGTGCTTGGCGTGAAAGCTGATGGCGCGATGGGCAAGAAAACCCTGGCTGCTGTGCAGTCCTTTCAAGATATCCATGGCTCCCTGCTGCAGGGATACAAGAGCCGCTTGGCGCTGGAACTGAAGTCCGGCCATGGTGATGGTCACTGGAAAGCCCTGGCAACGCTGTGCGCTGCCCTGGCGAGCGCCCAGGAGAGCCACTACAGGCACCTGCCAGCGTTTAAAACCTTTGGCCAAGGCTGGATAACGCGCACTGAAGCGCGCCTTGATGCGGCACTGGATTTGCTGCGCCAGGCTGGGGCAGGGGCCAGCGCATGA
- a CDS encoding helix-turn-helix domain-containing protein, whose translation MNPEDVRAEVRKRFGSMSELSRQHNLNPKAVSSAISRAGYSRRVEKIIARAINKRPQTIWPARYDPRTGQPLSFQARVQMKRSRAGV comes from the coding sequence ATGAACCCCGAAGACGTAAGGGCAGAAGTCCGCAAACGTTTTGGCAGTATGTCAGAGCTTTCACGGCAGCACAATCTGAACCCCAAGGCTGTCAGCAGTGCCATCAGCCGCGCAGGCTATTCACGCCGCGTTGAAAAGATCATAGCGCGTGCAATCAATAAGCGCCCGCAGACCATCTGGCCTGCCCGCTATGACCCCAGAACCGGCCAGCCACTGTCCTTCCAAGCGCGTGTGCAGATGAAGCGCAGCCGGGCCGGTGTGTGA
- a CDS encoding DUF3486 family protein, whose translation MGRPSTIDRLPAELREKIGRLRDAGHTLDEIMQALEGVAVSRSAMGRHLKARDALGERLQASRQIAESLTARFGTAQPGRMQNLNIELLHSAIMKLWLNAGGQDGGEPHFDPKDLMMLASALANTARASKTDAEYREQMESLVRQKLEEEMAQKLDAVAQDKSQGLSPHTIQAIRQRLLGTET comes from the coding sequence GTGGGCCGACCTTCCACAATTGACCGGCTGCCCGCAGAACTGCGCGAAAAAATCGGGCGATTGCGTGACGCTGGACACACCCTTGATGAAATCATGCAAGCACTCGAGGGGGTGGCGGTTAGCCGCTCCGCCATGGGGCGCCATTTGAAGGCGCGGGACGCGCTTGGGGAGCGCCTGCAGGCCTCCCGCCAGATTGCTGAAAGCCTCACAGCGCGCTTTGGAACGGCACAGCCGGGACGAATGCAGAACTTGAACATAGAACTGCTTCACAGTGCCATCATGAAGCTGTGGCTGAACGCTGGCGGCCAGGATGGCGGTGAACCGCACTTTGACCCCAAAGACCTGATGATGTTGGCAAGTGCCTTGGCCAACACCGCCAGGGCAAGCAAGACGGATGCCGAATACAGGGAACAAATGGAAAGCCTGGTGCGACAGAAGCTTGAGGAGGAAATGGCCCAGAAACTGGACGCTGTTGCCCAGGACAAAAGCCAGGGCCTTTCTCCCCACACCATCCAAGCCATACGCCAGCGACTTTTGGGAACAGAGACATGA